The Gossypium hirsutum isolate 1008001.06 chromosome D06, Gossypium_hirsutum_v2.1, whole genome shotgun sequence genome contains the following window.
ttacttgaaccaacaagaaaggatatgcaacgtcttgaagcattgacagagtattgcagatctcctgaacacctgacaaactcagaagggtcttcggaaagtttgtacagagaaactcaatctgcgataactggggcacctagttcttatgtgtattcttgaaaatacattctttCTTCCCTTCTTTTTGTAAAAATACACATTCTCAATacacttctttgttacctttcttccgccatctttgatgttttatttgggttatgatcagaaccaactttattctttatccattgttatgaccttttcgcaaacatgttgcattggaataacgattaatggactaataaaacgttcacaaaggaagttttgcatattactctgaaaagttctaaataatataggaacctgaaacaggactattgtttagaacacgccaattttaaaggttggaaatatctaaaaaggaagagtctaagttaaagactaccttttcagattttgttgtctaaacattgattgaacaaaatgacaagatgtcgtgttggtggcaaAGCTTCAATGAGCCAAAAAACGATGTTTACCAGACAAGAAGAAAAGGTCTTCTAtgagaagaaaattttgcatttgtgcatgagcatttggtatgacaccttggggaTGAGATAAaggaccaaagagtttcacattcaatgtcattgaattgcgataggaggAGATCGAGAAAAGCCATACCTTTCCACCCTTGGGTTACAatgggagattgatggtacaaattttatgtcccagtggattgaactttgacgtgcacagtggggggcaatcagattaagtgtttctttggatatgctaaccgagcaagaaggcggtgtagcgcgtcagtgataaagccttaataagcttttgtgtgatgataacctaagcattaaggaatcgttttcatgacattttgcatgtcattcatacacatctagttaggagcatttgttttattttgataatgtcatcttaatcattaagcataattaggttcattataaaaGGTCTTATTCCCCTGAGATTACGGTGGAACAGACCaaaaattgcagatcttatctccctgagattacagcggagcagattgaatatagtaatcctatctccctgaagttacaatggagcggattaaaggatcttatctctctgaagttacagtagagcagatcgcaccaggtcttatttccctgagattacagtggaacagattaaaaatttcagatcttatctccctgaggttacagtggagcagatcgaggccagaaatcctatctccctgaagttacagtggagcggattaaaataaaggatcttatctccctgagattacagcggagcagatcgaagacactatcctatctccctgaagttacagtggagcggattaaaataaaggatcttatctctctgaggttacagcagagtagatcgcatcaggtcttatttccctgaagatgcagtggaatagaATAAAACCACAAATCTCGTCCCCATAAAGTTGCTGcaaaagaagattgaagctacaagtcagatCTCCCTGAAGTGCAGtagatcgaagcaacaagacacagtggactagAGTGAAGCTGCTAGAAGAAAAGCACCACGACGAGTCCAAAACAggcgaccgggcaaaattggcctttcttggtctttgctctattctcgttacacgacaatgagcaaagaggggcagctgttgcagGCCCATTTACCCGGTGGCCCGCTACCCAAAACCAACCCGAATAAAGCAGAGACCCAAGGACCCAATCTACCCAAACAGCCCCGTTACAAGCCCAAATCTACCCAAACAGCCCATTACAGCAAGGCCCAACAAAGGTCAGcatagggtttcagcttttctgaaaccctagctaagGCGCCGCACGTCCCTGGGGCTCCTAACGTCTACCGCCGTTCTAGTTTCTGCCACCGACGCCACCAGCTGCTCCCATCAATTACCTGCAAGGACAGCACGCAAAGCAAGAGCAAAACAGcgcaaaataatagaaatagaaaaagatgTATCAAAATCGGCTAtataaggagaaaaagaaaaaatgtaaaaGGGAAGGGTCTTTTTTTTCGGATTAAGAAGAActtaataaaaaagaagaaaaaaccgAGAAGGTAGATTACCTTTCTTTTCTGTTCCGGCGtttccttttttgtttattttttacactactctttaaaaaacaaaagaaaaggggaaGGAAGTGGACCTATTTGTTTTCGAAGGCCGGCGTCGGAGCCCGTCTTCGTCGTCGCCGGTGGAGGAAGAGACGAACGGTCTCTCCTCGTTTCCGGGTCTTGGGCTCGTCTTTCTCAACATTTCGCCATGGATCCGTGGTCTAGAGGCAGTCGGCTTCGAGAGGGACCGAAAAGATTCGATTTTGTGCCTCcgaccaccgtgcacggtggtcgACGGAGGGTAGCCCGATGATCGGAAGCCGCCGGATCTTGGCCGGCCTTGGAGGGCTTGAGAGAGAAggctctctgtttttttttagaaaacagaTAAAAGTGATTTTTTTGGGCATTTGTTTTATACTTATACAAgtcataaaacggcgccgttttgaggccccctcgacccgcgcggtgacccgacccgggggaaggatccgcgtgtttcctCTAAATGGCATAATTGCGCGCGCAGTCCCTCAGACTTTGCAACGCGTTGCAATTTGACCCTTGTTTCgttcttttctgttttttaatttaaccGCAAGcttttatttctttacaattctAACCCTCTGCTGTACTGCATTTTGGGCTTcggtttatttattattttggtcCACCCCCTTTTAGTGCACGTCACAATCTGGtccttttagttttttatttttgcaatttcgcccagtattttgtttccatttcgacttagcccttttattattattattatttagctCATTgttttattgctattattattaatgttattattattattgtttctaTATTTcctattatattatcattattattatataagtgcatatatatcttatataatttatttaatacacataaaTACTcacattttatctattttataatttataaaagtatctatatatctatatatacactaattttatatacatatacgtgcATAGGTGTacttacataaaattttttattagataattcaaaatatatatgtatatacatacatattcatacgtaccttttaatatatatatatatacatacttacatatattttcatGTACATAGATTTTTGATATTTTCACGATTTTATACTTTACAATTCtaacatatgtatatgtatattatatttttattcattaccattgttttattttgtatttactatttatttatttcattttattattattctaattgaatatattaattttattcgtttttatattttattgtttgtatgTTGTAAGgtcaacttttatttattttatgttgatatcgcatttcatatcatttttactttcatattcatcatggttttaccatgcataaaaaatgtaatttgctttcactatgattttgtgtttaattttacttgatataATAACATCCTTTTTTAAAGtggcatttcgtgtttggattcaagaaaatcatgccctaacttactgggttttgattttctcgataaatctaaatacacgaatcttttcaaaatcaagttttgAATGATCTCGAAATTAAAAGAGGGtcgcatcctaacttactggttgtgatctcatttttaaattcGAGATGGCTAAAATGTCTTAAATAAactttttcattcgcgtatcgggaattcgagatattgtattctaacttactgaatatgattctttttctcgattaacgtggaaCGTGCCCCTCTTTTCCCAaattttcaacactttaatacaaggatcgtatttttaaaattcttttaaattctcaattttcgacattaagacattaagtaatcaactaggtaccaattttgggcgtatcgagggtgctaatccttcctcgtgcgtaaccgactcccgaacccgttttctaaatttcgtggaccaaaaccgttgttttaataaaaatcaaaccgtttattataACAACCATTTCCGAGGtaacccaatcacacctcatataaaaaagggattggtggcgactcccatttttgttttcattttccaaaacccaagttgaccccgtcttcatcaaaaatggtgtcaacaatgaATATCtggttttaatatttatatacatactaGAAAAATGTGTTATTACACCATAGAGTAGATCTGATCATGAGTCAGATCGAGTTCGGGTCAGGTCGATATAGAATTTAGATTTGGGCCTGGTTCGACCTAAAAAATGGgtataaaattttgctcaagttcAGCtcatattaaaaatgttaaacccGAGTCAAACCAtaataatttttagattattttttatgtaaaaacaaatttgtaaatataatacatcaactacactaaaaatatagaaataaatgtttcccaacaaattaaaaatatataaaaaaagtatcgagatgtgatttgagtttagaaaatgagccttattttttgtccaacatcatttttcgagcctatatttttgctcaaaccctctcacttttcaAATAAGCCTTTAGGCTTGGGCAAGTGATCcaacccatgatcaggtctaccACAAAGTtcgtaaaaattaatatatatttttatttttaaaatgataataatatataaatgtctTTATAACCACGTAGattctattttaatatttgaatttttatatatttctttatcgATTAAGTTGTTATTCAATTGACTAATGATATcgaattcaatcaaaataatacttaaaaatattataaaaagtaaaataacaattttaaaaattgagtaacaaaacataaataataacaaaaaaaaggcaTTTATCATAACTATCCCATTTCATTATTTCCATctactattttaaaaaaatcgtaAAATGGTTCGTATTTTACCAACCCTACCTTTGTACGCTATCCATGCAATTATATCCTTTGCTACCTCCTCCTGGTTTCTTACCATAAGGGGGTAAAGGCACATTGCCAGACTCAATCTGCTTGATGTCTTCAACAAGATTGTAGTAATGCATCTTCACTTCCTCCACGGTTTTGCCCCCGACAGCGTTGGCCAGGTTCTGCCACCGGTCCGGACTTTCCTTGTCGTAAATTACCAAAGCATTTTCGAACAACTTGTTTTGCTTTGGTGTCCAGGTCGAACTTGAACCCATTTTTGCTGACTCTCAAAAGTTTAagagagaaaaaatagaaaagggGATGAAATTTTTAGAGATGATTTTGTATGTCCAAAATAGAATGTTGGTGGCACTTATATAGTGGAGAGAAAGGGAGAGAAAATGGTTTAATTCTAGTTTTAGCCCCTCAAAATATActgaaatttgagatttaatttgatttcatCTACTTTATATAGTATTAAGGGACAAATCTcataattatacatgaactttgataaTATACAATTTGATACTTGATCTTTGATTTGGTACAATTATACACATAAActttaattgtggttcaaatatatacatgaaaccttaattttgattcaatcatacatatttaaagaaataaatacttcaatttacttttatattggataaatataaatatttttgtatgcaatatataaacataaaatgttgctacatcaataattgtgttaacaaTTTGTGAgcattggatcaaatcaaaatttcatgtataaaattgcacaaaatcaaagttcatgtatgaatttgcacattaaaccaaagtccatgtatagttttgagatttatccctaatGTTAAAATCATATCCAAGTTGATAACATTGTTAGTTGCAACCATTGAAGTGGCGATGTGAATCtcttttattggttttttttatcTAGGATGGCACAATAACAGTAAAAGTATCATTGAGGCCTTTGTACTAAGAGTTATATTGTATTTTTCCTCATCtactaaaaaatgggcaaatAAGTCCCTATATGTCaaatcaaagagcaaatcgatcatttctattaaaaattttatctatttgtagtgttaaaaaaaactattaaaaatttcatcctctGTCCTGGGATGGCAAATTACCCCATCTCTTCTAATAGTCGTtagattcaaatatttcattgtattttatatttatacaaattttaataattaattatttaaaaaatataaattaaggatgaCAATAAAGCAAGCGATAATAAAATTTGCCTCATTTACTTTTATCTTATGTTTATATGGAAGTTGAAAACACTTACGTTCTTGGATGTACTTTCATAACATATAGCTCCACACACTGATAACAGTAAATgttaattctattaaaatttagtcttatgtgattttttttaatagtataaagattaaattaatccatttaatggtaaaatgactaatttaaTCCAATATTTATAATAGACAGACATACTTAAAAGTAATTTGAATATCAATCAATGGGAGCAAAAATGTTAACTTCTGTTCACCTCAAGTAAAGAAATAAGCAAGGGAACAGAATGTGTGGTTAACCATAGCGTTACCAACTTTTGGGGGAATATCCAGAAAGAGGATTCATTTCAAGCACCTATCATGTTGGTCATTAGATTCTTTATCATCTACTCCACTTTAAGAATATATATTAGATCGCACACCCATATTTATAAAATCAACAAGTACCGGGTATAATGGTAAAGGCGTATTATATTCTCAATGAAGAACATTTAAATATTGAAGATGACGTTATTGGAAAGGACAGTCTTAAAATAGACCGTAAAACGGACATGAAAAGCgccaaaaaaatatgtttataaaagaaattatataagagcagatgaaattttaacttaaaatgacaaacttgaaattttggatttattttgggtttagattcacttttatagatataaaagtacattaaaaaaaaagtagcCCTATAAATGCTAACTCGTAACATCAATTCAACTAGACATTTTAAGTTAGGGTGTGCTTGATAAACCATTGAAAATTGTCAACATTTactattttaaatgtgtttgatagtcattttaattttttacccaATACAAACTTTTCAACAAAAATATGTTGAGTAAATAAGTAGATACGTAGAAACTTATCAGTTATTgtaaacaatatttattttattttattttattaaaaaattaaaataaattatcctttttttaaaacatctatctaaaataatataaaatattatattaataagattaaaattaaaaataaataataatttaaaatctgtattgatttttatcaaacaaCACAATTAGATTCAGtactaatatttattaatttaccaaaaaatttaatacaatttcaacacttaaattttcaatcacgacaaaaatatatattcatattacaTTTTCactatatatatgttattttctATTTGCAAGCTTATGATGTTTGCATGCATTCACTCATTTCTTGCATGGTAATTTTATTTAAGCATTGTGGGTAAAGTTGATTAGTAGAAATTGATTAATTTGATGGATTCGATTATgaaaattcataaattataatttactgactgaatttattttaatctcttataaaattaaattattttagtataattaactgtttaattcaatttcaaactTGTTCTTACTCACCCCAATCACACAACATtctatcttttcttcttcttctttttatccTTATCGTACCCATGTCATTATCACAATAAAGTGGTCACAATTGATACCATTTTCCTCCCATCACTAGCTTTGAGGGAATTTTTAATGATAATTCATAAAGTTGCAACACCCAAATTTTAAATTAGGACCAGATGGAGAGAGCCTTTTCTATGTAATCGAAGTTGGCTTATCTTCTTCCATGCAATGGTGATCATTGTTTGTTGACAAATCCCTATATCTTTTGGAATCCTTATCGTATCCATTTCATCTTCACAATAAAGTGGAGACGGACGGCCATAGAGCGAAAGCCTAAAAAGAAACGAGCGAATGATTTTCTATAACTattgaaaaaattattaattttacgataaattataaattaatttaattaagcccacctcataaaattattttttttttcaatagttacaaaaaaaataactattttattcattttctaacCTTATGCTCATGTTAACATCTAAAATTGCAAGATGTGGTCAATTGTCCCGGCTAAAAAAATATTCCAATGTTAGGATGCTATCTGcataacctttttttttcctcaAAGGATAATTCTCCATTGCGGGGGACCTAAAATGATGCATCCAACAAGCAAACAATaagcttttggggaaatattTGAGGAAATTTAAGCAAACTGTATAAGGAAATTCAAAGGTTGTTGATCGAGTTTGACACTTAAATTCAAATCATTTCGGATTCAggttattttttgttttggtcatttaTGGTCCGAATTGCAGCCTTTCTATGACTAAATAGAATTGAATTTTGAGATTTGAATTAGAATTCATAGTCTCTGAGAACCAGGTAACTCAAAGAATTGTTGATGAAAACCTGTTAGATAGAGGGAAAAGGGTTAATATACCATTTGATACCTGAGTTTAGTTTTAATGTTCAATATGTGTTGTAATAAAAAAAACGGTACTTAATTGGGACAAAAATAAGCTCAAGTGTTAATTGAACATTTAAGTCAAACTCAACTACTTAACTCGAACAAAagaaaactcaagtaccaaattgaaaaaagatTTAATAACTATTTGAGACTTGAACTTGACAAGTGTTACCACATTGGGGCCTAAACgttttttttgttcaagttagtccctgaatttAGTAATTGTTTCTACATTTGGGCTTGAacttttttgtccaagttagccCTTGATATTTCCTTGAAAAAAAGTTGGACAAAAAATAGTTTATTCACCCAATATGAAAACAATTGTCTAGTTCAAGGACTAACATGGACTACAAATAATTCAAGCTCTAATGTGGGAACAATTACGTAGTTTAGATTTTAATGtgggaacaattgtcaagtttagggattaacttggac
Protein-coding sequences here:
- the LOC107940089 gene encoding protein RADIALIS-like 3, whose protein sequence is MGSSSTWTPKQNKLFENALVIYDKESPDRWQNLANAVGGKTVEEVKMHYYNLVEDIKQIESGNVPLPPYGKKPGGGSKGYNCMDSVQR